A segment of the Diachasmimorpha longicaudata isolate KC_UGA_2023 chromosome 5, iyDiaLong2, whole genome shotgun sequence genome:
agaatattttatgctatttttcattcattcagaGGAAACAATGATGCactgaaaaaattgtctactccttgaatcataatttttcaatctatTAAATTACGTCGACAATGAATATGTTATCAATATCTTTCTtagtattttatttgattggtTTTAGACACTAAGCTTGTTTTGCCAAAAAACTAAACGCCCTACCAAGGTTTTTATAACCGATATTGACACGATATTGTCGGCACCATCCTTGAGGACAAAATAGCTCGCATTTTGTAAAATGGTGTAACAGTCGAATACGTGAATCAACGCTGTATATACTATTGTTACAATTCTTGTGTTTGGGAATAAATTTACGTTTCCAGGGGATGAATCCTCTCCGACGTGGAGTCCTCTTCATTGATCACTGATTCTATTTCAGATTGCCACTCAATGGACTCGTCAGACTCCTGAGACTCACTGGAGTCTCTAGcagattttatttcttcacttTTATCACTCCTCTCATTTCTGTTAATAGTACTTTGATTTTTCCCGATTGACGAACACGTCCTGTCACTGGATGTGTCACTTTCCTGTCCTTCTTCCTCTTCGTCCTCGGCAATGTTCAAGGCTGATGTCAGCTGGTGCAATTTTTTGAgcatttttttcctgtttaAAATGGATAAATTCTTTGCCAGGTGTTTTTTGATGACATCTTTTATCTCTTCGTCTCTGTGAATGCCGGTGTCTATGATTTCTTGGGTAATGTCATGGAGGAATTTCAGGTATTTGAGATTCTCCAACTGTTTTCTTCGACGTTTTGAGGCGTTTTTCTTCGGGGACGTTGACTTGTGGTCTTTCGTTTCAGTAATTCCGCGCTCGGAGGTGTTTGTTGAGGCCTCAAAACTCGACTCATAGTCGGGATATATTTGATCAGCCGGGTAGCTCTTCATTACCGGCCTTTCGGGCTCAGCTAGATGCATGGTGACTCTGCAACCGCCAAGTTCTTGTCTCGATGGAATCTTCCTTCTGGGATCCATCAGGTGTTTATCACACTTCGGGCTCTTGAATGATGCCAGTGACTTTGTGGACCCTTTGGTCGCTCCGCAACTCGGCTGCAGCATGTCCTGCAAGACTTTGTTAGTTAATATTTGAAACTCAAGGGAAACAAAGAACCCCTTCGTCTCATCCAGGAATTCCTTCTGGATGAGAGTATTGTAATCGCTCATTTCTAGCATTCTTTAATTTTCGTTAAACATTATGTAGAATGAGTTGAAATGCAAAACATGAAGTTTAAACAAAGCGAAAAATATCTACAAGTAAATTGATAtgtatagcgttccacatcttCGGACGTCACAGGAAattgttggataggattttgggtGAATTATTGTCGATATAATTTTACCAGAAAAATGGTAAGTCCAGACCTGGATCTGAACCTGAGACCTCTCTATTAAAATAAGCTAAAATATAATTAGTTATTCAACAATTCAAAGTTGGAAAATCataattggaatattttgaaaCTGGCGTTTAACTGCTGGATAATCGaaaattggatattttttactgaatatttagaCCGACTACCCTCCTTATATTGATAGAACCAACGCCTCTGGGTCATATTTATCCAATCACCCACTTTGGGCCTTTCTCGTGAGCAGAACATCCATTGCAGCACATTTTCGTAATAAATATTGGAAGATATCCGCTTTGAAGTTTTATTTTCACCCGGTATCCACTATAACGCTAACAccagacagacagacagagattcccttaagtagtttgtattttttaacttttGGATTAAATTAGGCAAAGGAAGAAGGTGTAAAAAACCGGCAGTGTGACCATTTGGGCATTAAATAATAACTatggaaaaaatgttattggAGTGAGGAATGACGTACCATTAACTGATACTGAGAATTTCGAGTCGATATCGTAATGTTGTCGTAGGAATGACACTTGTGCAGACATTTTTCTCCTCTAAGGTACTTGTAGTTCTCGTGTCTCTGGACGTATCGCGGATTCTTCGCGTCAACTATACATTTCGCTTGTAATACTCGACGGAGATGAGTGTTCATGTGATTATAGACTCCCAACTGTTGGAAGAAATTTTCGCCAGTTTGATTGTAAACTGAAACCCAGAAGGTTGGCAATATGGTGaagatggaatgaaaaatggatTTCTAATATTCAGAACGAAAACTATATGGAGAAGACAACACCATATCCCTTATTTTTCTTTGCTTGTCCATCAATTAAAACgacttttcaaatattttcaatttttttattatcaatttcgatggcagaataaaataaataaaattctatttttatgttttatcaATGCTTTGTTGAATATTGTAATGAATAAATATGGTAAtgaaaattgcataattaaattcaatgtatTACGATTCATCGACACTTTcaatggggaaaaataaataaattaattgtgaGGAACAACAACAGTTGATGACGCTAAATAAAAGTGTTGACAAATATCAcgtttttttatcataaaaaaatgtctagGGATCAATCAAATAGTTGTTCGAGTACACGGCAAGTGGCACTTATCGTCGATTATATTtgcttttaatttttaattttccaaaaacaaTTTTACCTGAACTCTTCACTGATAAATAGGAACGACAACAGgctgtcatattttttttatgcactGAACCTTATTTTATCCTCAAGGGAAGATTCTAACACTGATGAGTCAGTGAATTCTTGTGTTTGAGAAGGTCTGTTGCATGGCAACGGTTAATAATGGACTAAAGTCGGTAAAGCGGTTAAGACTTACTAAGACAATTTACCCATTATTAATGCGTTTTTCATTTCTACCAATTCGATTGCTAGTATGCTGGGGCCTGGATCCCCAccaatttcatttcaaaaatcaaaagGTAAACATGGAAGTTTGAGAAACATATTTAACCTATTAGTAACATGAACTTCaagaaaacaataaattttctaacaaGCACCCGACATCTGATGCTTTCATATCATAAGAGCAGTCGTCATAACAAGTTTTAACTTGTCATCCCAATTTTACCACAAATTACCACTATTGTAGTATTGCTGAAAATATCTGTCTTCATTGGGTTTTAAACTACAGCCTATCTGTGTTTATACTACGAACGAAAATGAAAAGTACGATgttgaattgtaaaaaaaaaatcgtattttcccaaatttaaGCTAGACTCAAATTCCCAGAATCTGAATGATcggtttttatttgatttcgcGTGAGGAACTCACCCGTAACAGATCGCCATCAGTTTCGTGTTCTACTAGGTAATTAAATTTGGCATTGCTTCTACCGGgttttcttcaatttaattgCTGATAATCACACACAACGAGTTCTATGTGAGTTATCCCCTATATTCTAGCTAAATAAATTTACGTAATAACGAATGAATGATTGTCCttttattatgattttcaGATTGAAAATTACGGTTGACCAACATTCTTTTCATGTCcccaaaataatcattttaaaTCATGTTATTATatgtattttgaaaatttcacaaataaagaaataaatacaaaaaattaacATAGGATAATCAATATGTAGTCTAGTCATTTATAGAGCCACTCCTCTCAGCTCCTTATATTTTTCCGGTTTACtacaaaattgtttattagcaGCATTATTGCTTTTTCTCGATCCTGAAACATTTCAAGTTGATTTTCCCacttctataatttttcattgtcagtATTGTCGCGAGCATCATTGTAGGAACATCTTGACGCAGATCCTTCCCGCCTTTCGATATCAGTGTTATAGTTCACCCttgtttttgtaaaatataTATGTGAAATTGTGAATTAAAGGTGGTGTGTGTCAATGAAATCAATTTCCATTCTTCTCAAAAGAACATTGAAACAACTACACAAGGAAAAGCTCGACGTATAGTGTACATATATTcgaaatatcattctgtgaaGGACAGATTCCTAGAATTTAAAACTctaggaaattcaaaattgaatgtggTATTCGATCAAATATAAAACAAGAGGggagtgtatttttttttaatagcacATTGAAACTCTGTTGTCAAGAGGAGATAACATGAAACAAAATAACCAATAGATGGTTTGctattttatatgtgtttaaaTGAAGGGTTGACATAGCAAGATGGTGATTCCAATAATACTGAA
Coding sequences within it:
- the LOC135162226 gene encoding uncharacterized protein LOC135162226 isoform X1, coding for MTACCRSYLSVKSSVYNQTGENFFQQLGVYNHMNTHLRRVLQAKCIVDAKNPRYVQRHENYKYLRGEKCLHKCHSYDNITISTRNSQYQLMDMLQPSCGATKGSTKSLASFKSPKCDKHLMDPRRKIPSRQELGGCRVTMHLAEPERPVMKSYPADQIYPDYESSFEASTNTSERGITETKDHKSTSPKKNASKRRRKQLENLKYLKFLHDITQEIIDTGIHRDEEIKDVIKKHLAKNLSILNRKKMLKKLHQLTSALNIAEDEEEEGQESDTSSDRTCSSIGKNQSTINRNERSDKSEEIKSARDSSESQESDESIEWQSEIESVINEEDSTSERIHPLET
- the LOC135162226 gene encoding uncharacterized protein LOC135162226 isoform X2, yielding MNTHLRRVLQAKCIVDAKNPRYVQRHENYKYLRGEKCLHKCHSYDNITISTRNSQYQLMDMLQPSCGATKGSTKSLASFKSPKCDKHLMDPRRKIPSRQELGGCRVTMHLAEPERPVMKSYPADQIYPDYESSFEASTNTSERGITETKDHKSTSPKKNASKRRRKQLENLKYLKFLHDITQEIIDTGIHRDEEIKDVIKKHLAKNLSILNRKKMLKKLHQLTSALNIAEDEEEEGQESDTSSDRTCSSIGKNQSTINRNERSDKSEEIKSARDSSESQESDESIEWQSEIESVINEEDSTSERIHPLET